The Mus caroli unplaced genomic scaffold, CAROLI_EIJ_v1.1 scaffold_14131_1, whole genome shotgun sequence genome includes the window ATGCCAGTAGAAAATTCCTAAGCATGGGTACAAACACCCTGGCCTGGAACATTAACAACACTGCTGAAAATGGAAGTCACACTgaaatgttctcctgtattaccAAGTTCAACACCCTGAATTTTCTTACTGTCATCATGACTGTGGTTGGCCTGGCAGGAAACGGCATAGTGCTATGGCTTCTAGCCTTCCACCTGCAGAGGAATGCCTTCTCTGTCTATGTCCTCAACCTGGCTGGTGCTGATTTCTTGTACCTTTGCACTCAACTTGTGCATTCCCTGGAGTGTGTCCTTCAGTTAGATAACAACTCCTTTTATATTCTCCACATTGTATCAATGTTTGCTTACCTTGCAGGTTTGTGTATGATTGCAGCCATCAGTGCTGAACGCTGCCTATCTGTTATGTGGCCTATCTGGTATCACTGCCAAAGACCAAGACACGCATCagccatcatgtgttttctgCTCTGGGTTTCTTCTCTACTGTTGAGCCTTCTGGTAGGGCTaggctgtggttttctgttcagTTATTCTGAATATTATTTCTGTAATACTTTGAACTTTATCACTGCTGCATTCATATTAGGGTTATCTGTGGTTCTTTCTGTATCCAGCCTGGCCCTGTTGGTGAAGATTGTGTGGGGGTCACACAGGATTCCTGTGACCAGGTTCTTTGTGACCATTGCTCTCACAGTGGTGGTCTTCATATACTTTGGTATGCCCTTTGGTATCTGCTGGTTCCTCTTATCAAGGATTATGGAGTTTCATAGCATTTTCTCTTACAGTGTTTATGAAATAATAGAATTCCTGTCCTGTGTTAACAGCTGTGCCAATCCCATCATTTACTTCCTTGTTGGTTCCATTAGACAACACAGGTTGCAATGGCAGTCTCTGAAGCTACTTCTTCAGAGAGCCATGCAGGACACTCCTGAggaagagagtggagagaggggtCCTTCACAAAGGTCTGGGGAACTGGAAACAGTTTAGTACAGTAGTTGAGTGAGTCCCTGGTCAAACATAGTTTCTGTGAGAGTCAATTTTGCATTTATCTATATAAGCAATTTTCACAATTTTGTTTAATCAGTAGAGAATATAGTAATTTTATAGAAATTAGGAGAAATGAGCTTGTTACACAGAAACTGACTGCAGCACCATCAAGCTGCCTTATGTGGGCCTCACTGCATAACCCTTGTGATGTAACCCTTGTAATCATTTGGGGCCAGAACAGTTCCTACTGTGAACAAATTCCTCCCTCAGAACAAGGATCAAGGTAGTACAAGAAATGTCCTAATTTCTTTGGTCATTAAACTTGATAAAGATTAAATGaatagtatattttaaagaaatgtcccTATTTTTTTTACAAGCTGATTTCTAAATTTTAGTAGAAACTCATGGAAATACCCACAATTCCAGTTCCTTCAATATTTATACTTTAGAATATctgcataatttaaaaatgtttcttatgtAAATAGCTTAGTAAATAAATATGCATCTTTATGACTTTCTATTCTAAACCTCCATTCACCCATTTGAGTTTTCAACTTCAAGTATCTGCCATTTTTGCCCACTAAAAGAATAGGGACAAGTTTTATACACAAATATCTAAGCACTCTCAAAGGTAGAGGGAGTCTGTCTTTAGTTTCTCTCTTTTACAGTACTTTGGTCAAAATGTCATGGTCATGTCTTTCATCCTCTCCTTTTGACTTTGTCTTGATTCTATTTCTAGAACTATCTAAtccataatgaaaaaaatttagtGGGTgtcattgaaattattttctcttggaTTTTATC containing:
- the LOC110288778 gene encoding mas-related G-protein coupled receptor member B4, which encodes MGTNTLAWNINNTAENGSHTEMFSCITKFNTLNFLTVIMTVVGLAGNGIVLWLLAFHLQRNAFSVYVLNLAGADFLYLCTQLVHSLECVLQLDNNSFYILHIVSMFAYLAGLCMIAAISAERCLSVMWPIWYHCQRPRHASAIMCFLLWVSSLLLSLLVGLGCGFLFSYSEYYFCNTLNFITAAFILGLSVVLSVSSLALLVKIVWGSHRIPVTRFFVTIALTVVVFIYFGMPFGICWFLLSRIMEFHSIFSYSVYEIIEFLSCVNSCANPIIYFLVGSIRQHRLQWQSLKLLLQRAMQDTPEEESGERGPSQRSGELETV